Proteins from a single region of Oscillatoria sp. FACHB-1406:
- a CDS encoding YbjN domain-containing protein encodes MTTKTENYQLGSELTLLDRTQSPLPIHAVTLALTKQDDELIECRLTFQVNPELYQRIDTEALFNLKQEVRNPLSSGGFLPEPDIKIETTLKPDLLPRLAGHTANIDEAVTYILNLSQEQPDDPLLFTENWLALSVKQLQESGETGYRTLWDYISPTALARAATSDSNEEISEAIVHFFRDWTEANLSEVTQKATSQMLEGMTNLFNELTDVNLDKKVEEFKQNLFTSGRILEEIVGFFTKDDWHYTKIQGEAVLLTAFQGESGKWNCSARVREEQEQFVFYSICPVNAPEDRRLDMAEFIARANYGTIIGNFELDFNDGEIRYKTSIDVEDSTLTFSQIKQLVYTNVMMMDEYLPGIRSVIEGEVEAKEAIARIEGRELEN; translated from the coding sequence ATGACCACGAAAACTGAAAATTATCAACTGGGTAGCGAATTAACGCTACTCGATCGGACTCAATCCCCCCTACCCATCCACGCCGTCACCCTAGCCCTAACCAAACAAGACGACGAACTCATCGAATGTCGTCTCACTTTCCAAGTCAACCCCGAACTCTACCAGCGCATCGACACAGAAGCATTATTTAATCTCAAGCAGGAAGTGCGTAACCCCCTCTCGTCTGGGGGATTTCTACCAGAACCCGATATCAAAATCGAAACCACTTTAAAGCCCGATTTGCTGCCGCGCCTAGCAGGACACACTGCAAATATTGATGAGGCTGTAACTTACATCCTGAATCTAAGCCAAGAACAACCCGATGACCCGTTGCTATTTACTGAAAATTGGTTAGCACTGTCCGTAAAACAGCTACAGGAATCAGGCGAGACGGGCTACCGCACCCTCTGGGATTATATTAGTCCAACCGCTCTTGCTCGAGCCGCTACTTCAGACTCAAACGAAGAAATTTCTGAGGCGATTGTTCACTTCTTCAGAGATTGGACAGAGGCTAATTTATCTGAAGTTACACAGAAAGCCACTTCCCAAATGCTTGAGGGAATGACCAATTTATTTAATGAATTAACGGATGTCAATTTGGATAAGAAAGTAGAGGAGTTTAAGCAAAATCTCTTTACAAGTGGACGAATTTTGGAAGAAATAGTTGGCTTCTTCACAAAAGACGACTGGCATTATACCAAGATTCAAGGAGAGGCAGTCTTACTGACCGCATTCCAAGGTGAAAGCGGCAAATGGAATTGTTCTGCAAGAGTAAGAGAAGAACAAGAGCAATTTGTATTTTACTCAATTTGCCCAGTTAACGCACCAGAAGATAGGCGACTCGATATGGCAGAGTTTATTGCTAGGGCAAACTATGGCACAATTATCGGCAATTTTGAACTCGATTTTAATGATGGGGAAATTCGCTACAAAACTAGCATAGATGTAGAAGATTCTACCTTAACTTTTTCTCAGATAAAACAGTTGGTTTATACCAATGTGATGATGATGGATGAATATTTGCCCGGAATTCGATCTGTGATTGAAGGAGAGGTGGAAGCGAAGGAGGCAATAGCGCGGATTGAAGGGAGAGAATTGGAAAATTAG
- a CDS encoding tetratricopeptide repeat protein, giving the protein MGKRWILIVISLSSVFWGGAVRAQENGGEEFKYPNPAFWAEQCLFLGGQKLYAEALKACERAIALAPEEENRELWQARSYSLFQLERYAEAVVSYNQFLRLSPEDSLAWTNQCIALYRLERYDSAIASCQQALSTNGNWGIGSPVLAWYHRGRTLQALGGQQPTQEGALNYYQQAVESYDRALELAPNDSLAAAGRCELLSVLEAGGGCNIETAIAAYETAAARSPQDVDLWKNQAIALERLGRDEKALESYMRALAIRPTYSLLLVQQCAVLNRLGQYQEALKACEAAIAGDGVWGDRNPAYAWSQNSRAQIGLGQYEAALAAAERATTIDPNYSEGWNNRGVSLWYLNRLEEALAVTERAIALVPDSAIALFNRGRILSSLQRYADAIASYDSAIAAYDVRPTDPLSCQNLKPDVKDIRQDAREMCASLWNQKGVAHLRLKEYPLAKTSLQMAAAILPDFFEAWYNLGIALASANENEAALEAYARADRLRPNQLDILLARGAILEKLERYEDAIALYDAILAIAPQSTAARQGRARVSEIWLQRKLKPPSPPQTPPP; this is encoded by the coding sequence ATGGGGAAGCGGTGGATTTTAATCGTTATAAGCCTGAGTTCCGTCTTTTGGGGAGGGGCGGTTCGGGCGCAGGAAAATGGCGGCGAGGAGTTTAAGTACCCGAATCCGGCGTTTTGGGCGGAGCAGTGTTTGTTTTTGGGCGGGCAGAAGTTGTATGCTGAGGCGCTAAAGGCGTGCGAACGGGCGATCGCGCTCGCACCGGAGGAGGAAAACCGCGAACTCTGGCAAGCGCGCAGTTATTCGCTATTTCAACTGGAGCGCTACGCTGAGGCGGTGGTGTCTTACAATCAATTTCTGCGGTTGTCTCCCGAGGATTCTTTGGCTTGGACGAATCAATGTATTGCGCTGTATCGTTTGGAACGCTACGACAGCGCGATCGCGTCTTGCCAGCAGGCGCTATCGACGAATGGGAATTGGGGGATTGGCAGTCCGGTGCTGGCTTGGTATCATCGGGGACGCACGTTACAGGCGTTGGGCGGGCAGCAGCCAACGCAGGAGGGGGCGCTAAACTACTATCAGCAGGCGGTGGAATCTTACGATCGCGCCTTGGAATTGGCTCCGAACGATAGTTTGGCGGCGGCTGGACGTTGCGAGTTATTATCGGTGTTGGAGGCGGGAGGGGGCTGCAATATCGAAACTGCGATCGCGGCTTACGAAACGGCGGCAGCGCGATCGCCCCAAGATGTAGATTTGTGGAAAAATCAAGCCATTGCCCTAGAACGCCTCGGACGCGATGAAAAGGCGTTGGAGTCCTATATGCGCGCTTTAGCGATTCGTCCGACTTATTCGCTGCTTCTGGTTCAACAGTGCGCGGTACTCAATCGCCTCGGACAATATCAGGAGGCGCTGAAGGCGTGCGAGGCAGCGATTGCAGGGGATGGGGTTTGGGGCGATCGCAATCCGGCTTATGCTTGGAGTCAGAACAGTCGCGCCCAAATTGGTTTGGGGCAGTACGAAGCGGCGCTGGCGGCGGCGGAACGGGCGACGACAATCGATCCGAATTATTCGGAAGGGTGGAATAATCGAGGGGTGAGTTTGTGGTATTTGAATCGGTTGGAGGAGGCGTTGGCGGTAACGGAACGGGCGATCGCGCTGGTTCCCGATTCCGCGATCGCGCTGTTCAATCGCGGTAGAATTTTGAGTAGCTTGCAGCGCTATGCCGACGCGATCGCTTCCTACGATAGCGCGATCGCTGCCTACGACGTTCGTCCCACCGATCCCTTAAGCTGCCAAAACCTGAAGCCGGATGTTAAAGATATTCGCCAAGACGCGCGAGAAATGTGCGCTTCGCTCTGGAATCAAAAAGGAGTCGCCCACCTGCGGTTGAAGGAGTACCCCTTAGCGAAAACCTCGCTGCAAATGGCGGCGGCTATTTTGCCGGACTTTTTTGAAGCCTGGTACAATCTAGGGATTGCGTTAGCCTCCGCCAACGAAAACGAAGCCGCCCTAGAAGCCTACGCTCGCGCCGATCGCCTCCGCCCCAACCAACTGGATATTTTGCTGGCGAGAGGGGCGATTTTGGAGAAGCTGGAACGCTACGAAGACGCGATCGCGCTTTACGATGCTATTCTCGCGATCGCGCCCCAATCCACCGCAGCGCGCCAAGGACGAGCCAGAGTCAGCGAAATATGGCTCCAGCGAAAGCTTAAACCCCCTTCCCCTCCCCAAACCCCGCCGCCATGA
- a CDS encoding phage tail assembly protein codes for MNPTEFNFTLPKGLVDADGHLHRHGTMRLTTAKDELFVQRDYRAREIPGYGFLLLLSRTISRLGNLTALPPELLEELFTLDIAYLREFYNRINQQGTAAVPARCPQCNCTFSTELILAGEPQATP; via the coding sequence ATGAACCCCACCGAATTCAACTTCACCCTTCCCAAAGGTTTAGTCGATGCCGACGGACACCTCCATCGCCACGGAACCATGCGCTTAACCACGGCAAAAGACGAGTTATTCGTGCAACGGGACTATCGCGCGCGCGAAATTCCCGGTTACGGGTTTTTGCTCCTCCTCTCGCGCACCATCTCCCGTTTGGGCAATTTAACCGCCCTTCCCCCCGAACTATTAGAAGAACTATTTACCCTCGATATCGCCTATTTGCGAGAGTTTTATAACCGCATCAACCAGCAAGGAACCGCCGCAGTTCCGGCGCGCTGTCCTCAGTGTAATTGTACCTTTAGTACGGAGTTAATTTTAGCGGGGGAGCCGCAAGCTACCCCCTAG